From Micromonospora auratinigra:
GCTCTTCGGCGCCGAACTGGTCGAGGTGGACGTGGCGCGGGGCGACGGCCGGTGGCGGCGCTACCGGGCGGACACCGGTGGTCAGGTCCGCGACCGCGAGGCGCCGCCCCCGGCCGCCGCCGAGTCGGGCGACCAGGAGCTGGTGCGCCTGCTGACCGTGGGCAGCGTCGAGGTGGGACAGCTGCACGTGCACTTCCCCCGGTCCGCCCCGCCCAGCGTCCGGGAGCGTGACGCCGTCGCCGCGTTCGGCGACGCGCTGGCCGCCGCCCTGCACGACGCCGCGACCCACCGTGAGCTGCGGCTGGTCACCGCCCGCTCGTCGTACGAGGCGGTGCACGACCAGCTCACCGGGCTGCTCAACCGGGCCGCCATGCTGGCCCGGGGCGACCAGTCGTTGCGCCAGCTCGCGCACGACCACCCGGTGGCGCTGCTGCTGCTCGACGTCAACCAGTTCAAAGAGGTCAACGACACGCTCGGGCACGCCGCCGGGGACCAGCTGCTGCGGCTGACCGGGAACCGGTTGGCCGCGCTGGTCCGTCCCGGTGACCTGCTCGGCCGGCTCGGCGGCGACGAGTTCGCGCTGCTGCTGACCGCGGTCCCGGTGCTCGACGACCGCACCGCCCCGATCGCGTACGCGCTGCGCCAGGCCCGGGAGATCGCCGAGCGGCTGGCCGCGCCGACCGAGGTGGCCGGGGTGCGGATGTCCGTCGAGGTGGCCGTCGGGGTGGTGGTCGCCGACGCCGGCACCGCCGACATGACCGAGCTGCTGCGCCGGGCCGACATCGCGATGTACCAGGCCAAGGAGGGTGGCGGCAGCGTCGCCGCGTACGACAGTTCCCGGGACGCGGCGAGCACCGACCAGCTGGCGTTGCTGGCGGAGCTGCGGGAGGCGCTGGAGGCCGACGACCAGCTGGTGCTGGCCCTGCAACCGGCGGTGGACCTGGCCACCGGCGCGCCGACCGGGGTGGAGGCGCTGATCCGCTGGCGGCACCCCCGGCGGGGCTGGCTCGGCCCGTCCGACTTCATCCGGCCGGTGGAGCACAGCGAGCAGCTCGGCAGCTTCACCCGGTACGTGCTGGACAAGGCCCTCGCGGTGGCCGCCGGCTGGGCCCGCGACGGGCTCGACGTGCCGATCTCGGTGAACCTGTCGGCCCGCAGCCTGCTCGATCCGCGGCTGCCGGCCGAGATCGGCGACGCGCTGCGCCGGCATCAGGTGCCGCCGCACCGGCTGGTCCTGGAGATCACCGAGACAGTGGTGATGAGCGAGCTGGAGATCATCGACGAGGTGCTCGCCACCCTGCGGTCGATGGGGGTGCAGTTGGCCGTCGACGACTTCGGCACCGGCTTCTCGTCGCTCACCTTCCTCACCCGCATCCCGGTGGACGAGCTGAAGGTCGACCGGTCCTTCGTGATCCGGATGGCCGAGTCGCCGGAGGCGGCGGCGATCGTGCGGACCACCGTCGGGCTCGCCCACGAGCTGGGGCTACGGGTGGTCGCGGAGGGCGTGGAGACGGCCGAGCAGCGCACCGCGCTGGCGGAGTTGGGCTGCACCGCCGCCCAGGGCTACCACTTCTTCAAGCCGATGCCGGCCGACAAGATCGGGGCGGTGCTGGGGTCGCTGCGGGACAACGCCCAGCGCAACGTCTTCCCGCTGCGCGCCGACGGCGCCTCCTGACCTGCCCTGATCCGAATCGGACGGGACAGACGAATCACCATCACCTGCCCTAGTCTCGATCGAGCAGCGCGGATGCCCAACGGGGGTGTCGCACCGCGCTCAGCTCTGTCGAAGGGGCGACATGATCTCCACTCGTAGACGTACTCTCCTCGCCGCCGCGCTCACCGTCGCGGCCACCGCCTGGGGCGCGCTCGCCGCGGTCGGGCCGGCGCATGCCATGGACACCCAGGCCGTCCGGGACGGCTCGCTGACGCTGAGCGGTGACCCGGGGGACCCGATCACCGACGGTGGCACTTACTCGTTCTCCACCGCGGCGGGCAACGCGATGAACGTCACGGCCTTCCACAACTCGATCAATCTTCGATTCTGGGACCCGACGTACAGCTACCAGAGCATCACCTTCGCGCTGCCCACCACCCAGTCCTTTGCGGTCGGGAGCTATCCCGACGCCACCAACCAGACGTACGAGAGTGACCGGCCCGGGCTCTCCCTGCCGAACCTGACCGGCGGGTACTGCGGCACGGCGACCGGCTCGTTCACGATCACCGACCTCGTCTGGGGCCCGCACGACTATCTGGAGAAGTTCGACGCCACCTTCGAGCAGCACTGCACCGGGACGACCGGGTCGGCCCGCGGTGAGGTGCACATCCAGAACCCGCCCCCGCCGCCGGTGCTGACGATCGGCGTCGAGCTGGCCGACTCCGGCACCATCTCGGCGCGCAGTGGGGACGCGGTCGTGCACGGCACGGTGACCTGCTCGCAGCCGGTGACGATCTACCTGGAGGGGGAGTTCACCCAGGGGCCGGCGGGTCGGCAGGCCAGCGGGGTGTACCGGGCGGAGGCGGCATGCACGCCGGGCGGGCCGGTCCCGTGGACGGCGTCCGTCCCGACGTACACCGAGGTGGCCTGGCGGCAGGGTGACGTGAGCGTGCCGGTGCGGGCCTACACCTACGAACCGTTCTACCTCTTCTGGGTCAACGCCGAGGACAGCGGCGTGGTCCGGCTGCGCAAGGGCTGACCGGCGTTCCGGCCGCGCCCCGACCCACGGGGCGCGGCCGGGACCCCGACTCAGCCGCGCGGCAGCACGTCGTCGAGGACGGCCGGCAGGGCCGCCCAGTCCGCGGAGGCGATGCTGGCGTGCGCGCGGGCCAGCTCGGCCACCCGGGCCGCGGCGGCGTCGGCGTCACCGGCCGGCACCGCCGGGGCGACGTTCTGCGCGTCGGTCATCACCAGCAGGTAGTGGTTGGCGTCGTACCAGGCGGTGTCGATGCCGCCGGTGACGTACGCCGAGGCGTCACCGTCGAAGAGCACGAACCAGGGGCGCAGGCTCGCGTCGGCGTACCGGCTGCGGGGGTCGCCGGCCTGGGCCCGGTGCACGGCGGGGAAGGCGCGGGCGGTGCCGAGCGTGCCGGCGGCGGCGAGCCCGGCCAGGTGGCGGGCGTACTCGACGTCGGTCCAGAGGGTGTCGGTCGGGTTGCCCTCCTCGACGGTGCCCGGGATCAGCTCGACGATCACCCGGCCGGCGAGCCGGGCGCGGGTGGGCCAGGCGTCGGCGCGGGCGGCGGCGTCCAGGCTGGCGTACCCGCCGAGCAGTTCGGCCGGGCGGAAGGCGGCCGCGCCCAGGTGGGCCGCGAGCGTCGCGTCGAGCTGGGCCGGCCCCTGGCCGGTACGGCTGCTGAAGCCGGTCTTCAGCTCCAGCTTGAGCACCAGCGGCCCGGCGGTGGGGTGGGCGGCCAGCCAGATCCGGATGTCGTCCAGGCAGTGCTCCAGGTTCTTGTTCCGGGTGCCGGTGTAGAGCTGGCTCGCGTCGGTGGCGGCCACGCAGTTGTTGTCGTTGCCGAGCGGGTTGGAGTGGCTGACCCGCCACTGCCGGGTGAGCACGTCCGGCCAGACGTCCAGCTCGATCAGGCCGGCCCGGGAGTCGAGCGCCTGGGCGAGGTAGGTGTACGTGCCACGCTCGTACGCGTTGTGCACGCCGACGGCGGTGGCCGCCGAGGCCCGGGTCTCCGGCGGGACCGCCGCCGACGCGGGCGGCGGGGCGATGATGGTGGCGGCCAGCACCGTGCCGGCGAGGGCGAGCAGGGCGGGGAGTCTGCGCATGCCGTCTCCTTCGGACGGCCCGCCGACGGTCGTCGACGGGCATGCGCAAGATTCAAATAGATCCGGGTGAATAAAGGAAGCCGTCTGGGTGACCGCGCGGCGGCGTCGGCCCGGGCTGGATATGGTCGTCGGGTGAACCGACTCGCCGATGCCACCTCGCCCTACCTGCTCCAGCACGCGGAGAACCCGGTGGACTGGTGGCCCTGGTGCGACGAGGCGTTCGCGGAGGCGAAACGGCGCGACGTGCCGGTGCTCATCTCGGTCGGCTATGCCGCCTGCCACTGGTGCCACGTGATGGCGCACGAGTCGTTCGAGAACGAGGCCGTGGCCCGGCTGATGAACGACGACTTCGTCTGCGTCAAGGTGGACCGCGAGGAGCGGCCCGACGTGGACGCCGTCTACATGACCGCCACCCAGGCGATGACCGGGCAGGGCGGCTGGCCGATGACCGTCTTCGCCACCCCGGACGGCACCCCGTTCTTCTGCGGCACGTACTTCCCCCGGCCCAACTTCGTCCGGCTGCTCGGCTCGGTCGCCACCGCCTGGCGGGACCAGCGCGAGGCCGTGCTGCGCCAGGGCGCCGCCGTGGTCGAGGCGATCGGCGGCGCCCAGGCCGTCGGCGGGCTCACCGCCCCGCTCACCGCCGACCTGCTCGACGCCGCCGCGGCGCAGCTCGCCCAGGAGTACGACGAGACGAACGGCGGTTTCGGCGGGGCGCCCAAGTTCCCGCCGCACATGAACCTGCTCTTCCTGCTGCGGCACCACCGGCGCACCGGCTCGCCCCGGAGCCTGGAGATCGTCCGGCACACCGCCGAGGCGATGGCCCGCGGCGGCCTGCACGACCAGCTCGCCGGTGGCTTCGCCCGCTACTCGGTGGACGGGCACTGGACCGTGCCGCACTTCGAGAAGATGCTCTACGACAACGCGCTGCTGCTGCGGGTCTACACCCAGCTCTGGCGGCTCACCGGGGACCGGCTGGCCCGCCGGGTGGCCCGGGACACCGCCCGCTTCCTCGCCGACGAGCTGCACCGGCCGGGGGAGGGCTTCGCCTCCGCGCTGGACGCGGACACCGAGGGCGTGGAGGGGCTCACCTACGTCTGGACCCCGGCCCAGCTCGTCGAGGCGCTGGGCGAGGAGGACGGTCGCTTCGCCGCCGACCTGTTCGAGGTGACCGACGACGGCACCTTTGAGCACGGCAGCAGCGTGCTGCGGCTGGCCCGGGACGTGGACGACGCCGACCCGGCGGTCCGGGCCCGCTGGCGGGAGGTGGTCGGCCGGCTGCTCGCCGCCCGCGACACCCGCCCGCAGCCGGCCCGCGACGACAAGGTGGTGGCCGCCTGGAACGGTCTGGCGATCACCGCCCTCGCCGAGTTCCAGCAGGTCGCGGCCCTGTACGCGTCCCGGGACGACGAGGATGCGAACCTGATGGAGGGCGTGGTCATCGTCGCCGACGGCGCGATGCGCGACGCCGCCGAGCACCTGGCGGCCGTGCACCTGGTGGACGGCCGGCTGCGCCGGGTGTCCCGGGACAAGGTGGTCGGCGAGCCGGCCGGCGTGCTGGAGGACTACGGCTGCGTGGCCGAGGCGTACTGCGCGCTGCACCAGCTCACCGGCGAGGGGCGGTGGCTGCGCCTGGCCGGTGAGCTGATCGATGTGGCGCTGGCCCGGTTCGCCGCCCCGGACGGCGGCTTCTACGACACCGCCGACGACGCCGAGCGGCTGGTCACCCGGCCCGCCGACCCCACCGACAACGCCACCCCGTCGGGCCGGTCCGCGATCGTCGCGGCGCTGGTCGCGTACGCGGCGCTGAGCGGGGAGACCCGCTACCGGGAGGCGGCCGAGGCGGCCCTGTCGACCGTCGCGCCGATCGTCGACCGGCACGCCCGGTTCACCGGGTACGCGGCCACCGTCGGCGAGGCCCTGCTCTCCGGGCCGTACGAGATCGCCGTGGTGACCGACGACCCGGAGGGTGACCCGCTCGTCGCGGCGGCCCGTCGGCACGCTCCGCCCGGAGCCGTGCTGGTGGCCGGGCGCAGCGACCAGCCGGGGGTGCCGCTGCTGGCGGACCGGCCGGCGCTGGACGGGCGCTCCACCGCGTACGTCTGCCGGGGTTTCGTCTGCCGACGGCCGGTGACCTCGGTCGACGAGCTGGTCGCCGAGCTGGGCTGAGCCGGCGGATCGCCGCCGTCGAGACGGGTCGGCCCTGCGCAAACCGGGCCGGCCGGCCCGGATAGGCTGGCGGCGCTATGGACTCCCGTACCGGACTCCCCGTCGTGGGCATGGTGGGCGGCGGCCAGCTGGCCCGGATGACCCACCAGGCCGCCATCGCCCTCGGCCAGTCGCTGCGTGTGCTCGCCCTCGCCCCGGACGACGGGGCCGCCCTGGTCGCGGCCGACGTCCAGTACGGCGACCACACCGACCTGGCCGCACTGCGTACCTTCGCCAAGGGCTGCGACGTGGTCACCTTCGACCACGAGCACGTGCCGAGCGAGCACATCCGCGCCCTCGCCGCGGAAGGGGTGAAGCTCTTCCCGCCGGCCGACGCGCTGCTGCACGCCCAGGACAAGCGGGTGATGCGCGAGCGGCTGGGCGCGCTGGGCGCCCCGAACCCGGCCTGGCGGCCGGTGGAGGCCCCCGCCGACCTGGTCGCCTTCGGTGACGAGGCCGGCTGGCCGGTGGTGCTGAAGGCGGCCCGGGGCGGCTACGACGGCCGGGGTGTCTGGATGGTGGACGACGCCGGGCAGGCCGCCGAGCTGGCCGCGACGTTGCTCGCCGGGGGTACCCCGCTGATCGTCGAGGAGCGGGTGGCGCTGCGCCGGGAGTTGGCCGTGCAGGTGGCCCGCTCGCCGTTCGGGCAGGTCGCCGCGTACCCGGTGGTCGAGACGGTGCAGCGGGACGGGATCTGCGTCGAGGTGCTGGCCCCCGCCCCCGACCTGCCGGAGGAGCTGGCGGTCGCCGCCCAGCAGCTCGCCATCGACCTGGCCACCGCGCTCGGCGTGGTCGGCCTGCTGGCGGTGGAGCTGTTCGAGACGCCCGCCGGGCTGGTCGTGAACGAGCTGGCCATGCGGCCGCACAACTCCGGGCACTGGACCATCGAGGGGGCCCGGACCTCGCAGTTCGAGCAGCACCTGCGGGCCGTGCTGGACTACCCGATGGGGGACACCTCGCTGGCCGCGCCGGTCGTGGTGATGGCGAACGTGCTCGGTGGCGAGCCCGGTGGGATCTCCATCGACGAGCGGCTGCACCACCTCTTCGCCGCCGAGCCCGGGGCCAAGGTCCACCTGTACGGCAAGCAGGTGCGGCCCGGCCGCAAGATCGGGCACGTCACGGTGCTCGGCGACGACCTGGACGACGTACGGGCCCGGGCGGCGCGCGCCGCCCGTTGGTTGCAGGAGGGGCACGAGTGAGCACCGTCGGACTGATCATGGGCAGCGACTCGGACTGGCCGACGATGAAGGCCGCCGCCGAGGTGCTGGCCGAGTTCGAGGTCTCCTACGAGGTCGGCGTGGTCTCCGCCCACCGCACCCCGGTCAAGATGATCGAGTACGGCCGGTCCGCCGCCGACCGGGGCCTGAAGGTGATCATCGCGGGCGCCGGTGGGGCCGCCCACCTGCCCGGCATGGTCGCCTCGGTCACCCCGCTGCCGGTGATCGGCGTGCCGGTCCCGCTGAAGCACCTGGACGGCATGGACTCGCTGCTCTCCATCGTGCAGATGCCGGCCGGCATCCCGGTGGCCACGGTCTCCATCGGCAACGCCCGCAACGCCGGCCTGCTCGCGGTGCGCATCCTGGCCGCGAGTGACCCGGCCCTGCGCAAGCGGATGGTCGACTTCCAGGCCGGCCTGGAGGACATGGTCGCCGAGAAGGACGCCGCCCTCCGCGCCTCCCTGACCTGACCTCCACCGGAGCCCCGATCCCTCCCTCGCCCTGACCTCACTGGCACTCTGCCACGATCGGTGATTTTCGTCGGTACGTGACGTTCAGTGATCCGCTGTCGCTCGAGCGCCACCCTCTCCACTGCCTTTGCTCTGCTTCAACCCACGCAACACCGCGCGGAGCTGCGGTTTCGAGAGGGGACGGCCGGCGAGTGGTCGAAGCGGCGGTGACTCATTGTTGCTGTTGCGTGCGTTGAAGCAGAGCAA
This genomic window contains:
- a CDS encoding thioredoxin domain-containing protein produces the protein MNRLADATSPYLLQHAENPVDWWPWCDEAFAEAKRRDVPVLISVGYAACHWCHVMAHESFENEAVARLMNDDFVCVKVDREERPDVDAVYMTATQAMTGQGGWPMTVFATPDGTPFFCGTYFPRPNFVRLLGSVATAWRDQREAVLRQGAAVVEAIGGAQAVGGLTAPLTADLLDAAAAQLAQEYDETNGGFGGAPKFPPHMNLLFLLRHHRRTGSPRSLEIVRHTAEAMARGGLHDQLAGGFARYSVDGHWTVPHFEKMLYDNALLLRVYTQLWRLTGDRLARRVARDTARFLADELHRPGEGFASALDADTEGVEGLTYVWTPAQLVEALGEEDGRFAADLFEVTDDGTFEHGSSVLRLARDVDDADPAVRARWREVVGRLLAARDTRPQPARDDKVVAAWNGLAITALAEFQQVAALYASRDDEDANLMEGVVIVADGAMRDAAEHLAAVHLVDGRLRRVSRDKVVGEPAGVLEDYGCVAEAYCALHQLTGEGRWLRLAGELIDVALARFAAPDGGFYDTADDAERLVTRPADPTDNATPSGRSAIVAALVAYAALSGETRYREAAEAALSTVAPIVDRHARFTGYAATVGEALLSGPYEIAVVTDDPEGDPLVAAARRHAPPGAVLVAGRSDQPGVPLLADRPALDGRSTAYVCRGFVCRRPVTSVDELVAELG
- a CDS encoding phosphatidylinositol-specific phospholipase C domain-containing protein, yielding MRRLPALLALAGTVLAATIIAPPPASAAVPPETRASAATAVGVHNAYERGTYTYLAQALDSRAGLIELDVWPDVLTRQWRVSHSNPLGNDNNCVAATDASQLYTGTRNKNLEHCLDDIRIWLAAHPTAGPLVLKLELKTGFSSRTGQGPAQLDATLAAHLGAAAFRPAELLGGYASLDAAARADAWPTRARLAGRVIVELIPGTVEEGNPTDTLWTDVEYARHLAGLAAAGTLGTARAFPAVHRAQAGDPRSRYADASLRPWFVLFDGDASAYVTGGIDTAWYDANHYLLVMTDAQNVAPAVPAGDADAAAARVAELARAHASIASADWAALPAVLDDVLPRG
- the purE gene encoding 5-(carboxyamino)imidazole ribonucleotide mutase — its product is MSTVGLIMGSDSDWPTMKAAAEVLAEFEVSYEVGVVSAHRTPVKMIEYGRSAADRGLKVIIAGAGGAAHLPGMVASVTPLPVIGVPVPLKHLDGMDSLLSIVQMPAGIPVATVSIGNARNAGLLAVRILAASDPALRKRMVDFQAGLEDMVAEKDAALRASLT
- a CDS encoding putative bifunctional diguanylate cyclase/phosphodiesterase, whose protein sequence is MLLVTAAVAVTALAAAVLGLTVPAALPPDDPLPAPARFGLAVAAFAVAQLARLRFRTASGMVSITWGEAALIVCLYLVPAGWLPAAALLGAGAAWTGMSLVSDRRPALELVRIAGSLTAATALAAAVAGVLGRPMLAAPTPELAVALAAGSVTYLLTTAWLGSVTLALRHGIPIGPPLLAALRGKLLMFVGNVAVGLVVVTLLEIDARWLLLLPPPLWLLQQTYRHRLRADQERRTWRAFAEATAALNQLDERGVATAAVTGALGLFGAELVEVDVARGDGRWRRYRADTGGQVRDREAPPPAAAESGDQELVRLLTVGSVEVGQLHVHFPRSAPPSVRERDAVAAFGDALAAALHDAATHRELRLVTARSSYEAVHDQLTGLLNRAAMLARGDQSLRQLAHDHPVALLLLDVNQFKEVNDTLGHAAGDQLLRLTGNRLAALVRPGDLLGRLGGDEFALLLTAVPVLDDRTAPIAYALRQAREIAERLAAPTEVAGVRMSVEVAVGVVVADAGTADMTELLRRADIAMYQAKEGGGSVAAYDSSRDAASTDQLALLAELREALEADDQLVLALQPAVDLATGAPTGVEALIRWRHPRRGWLGPSDFIRPVEHSEQLGSFTRYVLDKALAVAAGWARDGLDVPISVNLSARSLLDPRLPAEIGDALRRHQVPPHRLVLEITETVVMSELEIIDEVLATLRSMGVQLAVDDFGTGFSSLTFLTRIPVDELKVDRSFVIRMAESPEAAAIVRTTVGLAHELGLRVVAEGVETAEQRTALAELGCTAAQGYHFFKPMPADKIGAVLGSLRDNAQRNVFPLRADGAS
- a CDS encoding 5-(carboxyamino)imidazole ribonucleotide synthase; this encodes MDSRTGLPVVGMVGGGQLARMTHQAAIALGQSLRVLALAPDDGAALVAADVQYGDHTDLAALRTFAKGCDVVTFDHEHVPSEHIRALAAEGVKLFPPADALLHAQDKRVMRERLGALGAPNPAWRPVEAPADLVAFGDEAGWPVVLKAARGGYDGRGVWMVDDAGQAAELAATLLAGGTPLIVEERVALRRELAVQVARSPFGQVAAYPVVETVQRDGICVEVLAPAPDLPEELAVAAQQLAIDLATALGVVGLLAVELFETPAGLVVNELAMRPHNSGHWTIEGARTSQFEQHLRAVLDYPMGDTSLAAPVVVMANVLGGEPGGISIDERLHHLFAAEPGAKVHLYGKQVRPGRKIGHVTVLGDDLDDVRARAARAARWLQEGHE